A single genomic interval of Neisseria leonii harbors:
- a CDS encoding sulfurtransferase TusA family protein, with protein MNEQLLDLSGLKCPLPILRTKKTLAQMKGGVLKVLATDPGAPGDFAAFCRQTGHVLRESSVENGVFVLVVQHKDGV; from the coding sequence ATGAATGAACAATTATTGGATTTGAGCGGCCTGAAATGTCCGCTGCCGATTCTGCGCACCAAAAAAACTTTGGCACAGATGAAAGGGGGCGTGTTGAAAGTGTTGGCAACCGACCCCGGCGCACCCGGCGATTTTGCCGCTTTCTGCCGCCAAACCGGCCACGTGCTGCGCGAATCGTCCGTCGAGAACGGCGTATTTGTTTTGGTGGTACAGCATAAAGACGGCGTTTGA
- a CDS encoding CNP1-like family protein produces the protein MRLLILPVTVAALAAQAAGINQKDTLYNTNYVESPEEAARNRFSESDEILPALPDSQTRWQRIYVTPGFPSEPSVALDSVRLAADGSIRYVLNIRSQSGYDNISAEAVYCAPTSFRQEKKSSYKIYAFADMQNRRWIQPRNPQWQNIGSILSSPEPVRGALYKVWCIDGVPKNGEALRARLLERGGKVPASGRIGSDAVGG, from the coding sequence ATGCGCCTGCTTATTCTGCCGGTAACCGTTGCGGCATTGGCCGCCCAAGCCGCCGGTATCAATCAAAAAGACACTCTCTACAATACCAATTATGTCGAATCGCCCGAAGAGGCGGCACGCAACCGGTTCAGCGAATCCGATGAAATCCTGCCCGCACTGCCTGACAGCCAAACCCGCTGGCAGCGGATTTATGTCACGCCCGGCTTCCCGAGCGAACCGTCCGTCGCTCTGGACAGCGTGCGGCTGGCGGCAGACGGCAGTATCCGCTATGTGCTGAACATACGTTCGCAAAGCGGTTACGACAATATCAGCGCCGAAGCGGTTTACTGTGCGCCGACCTCTTTCCGTCAGGAAAAAAAATCGTCGTATAAAATCTATGCTTTTGCCGATATGCAGAACCGGCGCTGGATTCAGCCGCGCAATCCGCAATGGCAGAACATCGGATCCATTCTGAGCAGCCCGGAACCGGTACGCGGTGCACTGTATAAAGTGTGGTGTATCGACGGCGTACCGAAAAACGGCGAAGCCCTGCGTGCGCGTCTGCTGGAGCGCGGCGGCAAAGTGCCGGCTTCCGGCCGTATCGGCAGCGATGCCGTCGGCGGATAA
- a CDS encoding lytic transglycosylase domain-containing protein yields the protein MAAFADTVCSRRNLLGAAAFFCLPSAVHGAVQHEETLADDVASVMRGSLENASPARLVFADPGEGRRWLAEMSRRLQRFVADAYERERMLVHIQYESARAGLDSQLILALIEVESAFRQYAVSAAGARGLMQVMPFWQRYIGRPEHNLFDVRTNLRYGCTVLRHYRNVERGDFVRALARYNGSLGSRRYPDAVYAAWQRRWRWP from the coding sequence GTGGCGGCTTTCGCGGATACGGTTTGTTCGCGCCGCAATCTGTTGGGGGCGGCGGCGTTTTTCTGTCTGCCGTCTGCGGTACACGGCGCGGTGCAGCACGAAGAAACTTTGGCTGATGATGTCGCTTCCGTGATGCGCGGTTCGCTGGAAAACGCTTCGCCCGCGCGGCTGGTATTTGCCGACCCCGGCGAAGGGCGGCGGTGGCTGGCGGAAATGTCGCGCCGTTTGCAGCGTTTTGTGGCCGATGCGTATGAGCGCGAGCGTATGCTGGTGCATATCCAATATGAAAGTGCGCGGGCGGGTTTGGACAGTCAGCTGATTTTGGCTTTAATCGAAGTAGAAAGTGCGTTCCGCCAGTATGCGGTCAGTGCGGCCGGTGCGCGCGGGCTGATGCAGGTGATGCCGTTTTGGCAGCGGTATATCGGGCGGCCGGAGCATAATCTGTTTGATGTGCGCACCAATCTGCGTTACGGCTGTACGGTGCTGCGCCATTACCGTAATGTCGAGCGAGGCGATTTTGTCCGCGCTTTGGCACGCTATAACGGCAGTTTGGGCAGCCGCCGTTATCCCGATGCGGTTTATGCGGCATGGCAGCGGCGCTGGCGTTGGCCGTAA
- a CDS encoding formylglycine-generating enzyme family protein — MALICRIVFVLLSVPAAAYSGAAEMVKLPGGSYRPLYLKENTPQISVRPYRLDKYPVSNREFAAFTAQNPQWRRGHTGSKQSDRHYLAHWVAKGQGFAPKTADLDKPVTYVSWFAAHAYCRAQGKRLPTIDEWEFAGQASQTSPNGAKEAAYRETILNWYAEGSSKGLGKIGRKAPNYWGIHDMHGLIWEWTEDFNSSLLNSGQVDNSMFCSGASAGAADPSDYAAFMRYGFRTSVQAKFSVHNLGFRCAADS, encoded by the coding sequence ATGGCTTTAATCTGCCGCATCGTCTTTGTCCTGTTGTCAGTGCCGGCGGCTGCTTATTCCGGGGCGGCAGAGATGGTCAAACTGCCGGGCGGCAGTTACCGTCCGCTGTACCTGAAAGAGAATACGCCGCAAATCAGCGTCAGGCCGTACCGCTTGGACAAATATCCTGTAAGCAACCGCGAATTTGCCGCCTTTACCGCCCAAAATCCGCAATGGCGGCGCGGCCATACCGGCAGCAAGCAGAGTGACAGGCACTATCTGGCGCACTGGGTGGCCAAGGGGCAGGGGTTTGCCCCGAAAACGGCCGATTTGGATAAGCCGGTAACTTATGTTTCATGGTTTGCCGCCCACGCCTATTGCCGCGCACAGGGAAAACGCCTGCCGACCATAGATGAATGGGAATTTGCCGGACAGGCTTCGCAAACCAGTCCCAACGGTGCCAAAGAAGCAGCCTACCGCGAGACCATTCTGAACTGGTATGCCGAAGGCAGCAGCAAAGGCTTGGGCAAAATAGGCCGGAAAGCTCCCAATTATTGGGGGATTCACGATATGCACGGCCTGATTTGGGAGTGGACGGAAGATTTCAACAGCAGTCTGCTCAACTCCGGCCAAGTCGATAACAGTATGTTCTGTTCGGGTGCGTCGGCGGGGGCGGCAGACCCGAGCGATTATGCCGCCTTTATGCGCTACGGTTTCCGCACCAGTGTCCAGGCCAAGTTTTCCGTGCATAATCTGGGTTTCCGCTGCGCGGCCGATTCCTGA
- the pyrC gene encoding dihydroorotase: MQTLTLTRPDDFHLHVRDGAALKAVVPYTARQMGRALIMPNLKPPVTTVAQALAYKQEISAAVPAGLDFEPLMCLYLTDHATPDLVREAKAAGIVAFKLYPAGATTNSDSGVTDLFKLLPVLQAMAEEGVRFLVHGEVTDPDIDIFDREAVFIERVMKPVLAQVPDLKVVFEHITTAEAARLVMEAGDNVAATVTPQHLLLNRNDLLVGGVRPHHYCLPVLKRESHRRALVAAVTGSQSHKFFLGTDSAPHVQTAKENACGCAGMFSAMHAIGLYAEVFEAAGALDKLEAFAAQNGARFYGLPQNSGRITLVKQAEQVPQSVPFGDGQLVPMRAGGEVAWRVAAE, translated from the coding sequence ATGCAGACTCTGACCCTGACCCGCCCCGACGATTTCCACCTCCACGTGCGCGACGGTGCGGCACTCAAAGCCGTAGTGCCGTATACCGCCCGCCAAATGGGGCGTGCGCTGATTATGCCCAATCTGAAACCGCCCGTTACTACGGTAGCGCAGGCCTTGGCCTATAAACAGGAAATTTCAGCTGCCGTTCCGGCCGGTTTGGATTTCGAACCGCTGATGTGCCTGTATCTGACCGACCATGCCACGCCCGACTTGGTGCGCGAAGCCAAAGCGGCGGGCATTGTGGCCTTCAAGCTGTATCCGGCCGGTGCGACCACCAATTCCGATTCGGGCGTTACCGATTTATTTAAATTGCTGCCGGTTTTGCAGGCGATGGCCGAAGAGGGAGTGCGGTTTCTGGTACACGGCGAAGTGACCGACCCCGACATCGATATTTTCGACCGCGAAGCAGTGTTTATCGAGCGGGTGATGAAGCCGGTGTTGGCGCAGGTGCCCGATTTGAAAGTGGTGTTCGAGCACATCACCACGGCCGAAGCGGCGCGGCTGGTGATGGAGGCGGGCGACAATGTGGCGGCTACCGTAACCCCGCAGCATCTGCTGCTCAACCGCAACGATCTGCTGGTGGGCGGTGTGCGTCCGCACCATTACTGCCTGCCGGTGCTCAAACGCGAAAGCCACCGCCGGGCTTTGGTGGCGGCCGTAACCGGCAGTCAGTCGCATAAATTCTTTTTGGGTACCGATTCCGCACCGCATGTGCAGACGGCCAAAGAAAATGCCTGCGGTTGTGCGGGTATGTTCAGCGCGATGCATGCCATCGGTCTGTATGCGGAAGTATTTGAAGCGGCCGGCGCGTTGGACAAACTCGAAGCGTTTGCGGCGCAAAACGGCGCGCGTTTTTACGGTTTGCCGCAAAACAGCGGCCGCATCACGCTGGTCAAGCAGGCCGAGCAGGTGCCGCAGAGTGTGCCGTTCGGCGACGGACAGCTGGTGCCGATGCGTGCGGGCGGCGAAGTGGCCTGGCGCGTGGCGGCGGAGTAA
- a CDS encoding RsiV family protein, whose translation MQKIFLSALLAAFVMPAAARGIDFATTRMAYTLPAETKRLCRRQNAETPCTDINIALLRSRLPWLNTAVNRDAALMRQEIGETVPWLNETLRDGRPAILTYTRRLGLISASPQIIQIAADDYRFSGGAHGIPTRTFYVFDRKRQKRLTLADILLPNRETALKKRLTARLKSVMQEQAKESGGLLGERAFTEHLNAWPMAVTDNFYFTPQGITFSYNPYELGPYAMGFVVLGIQNSDLAGLIRPSFQKPAIGRFTDPETFYRSE comes from the coding sequence GTGCAAAAAATCTTCCTGTCCGCCCTGCTTGCCGCATTTGTCATGCCCGCCGCCGCACGCGGCATCGACTTTGCCACCACCCGAATGGCCTACACCCTGCCTGCCGAAACCAAACGGCTGTGCCGCCGACAGAATGCCGAAACCCCGTGTACCGACATCAATATCGCCCTGCTGCGCAGCCGCCTGCCGTGGCTCAACACCGCCGTCAATCGGGATGCCGCCCTGATGCGGCAGGAAATCGGCGAAACCGTCCCGTGGCTGAACGAAACCTTGCGCGACGGCCGCCCTGCCATCCTGACGTACACGCGCCGCCTCGGCCTGATCAGCGCATCGCCGCAAATCATACAGATTGCCGCCGACGATTACCGTTTCAGCGGCGGGGCGCACGGTATCCCCACACGCACGTTCTATGTATTCGACCGCAAACGGCAAAAACGCCTGACGCTTGCCGATATACTGCTGCCCAATCGGGAAACCGCCCTGAAAAAACGGCTGACGGCACGGCTCAAAAGCGTGATGCAGGAACAGGCAAAAGAAAGCGGCGGCCTCCTCGGCGAACGCGCGTTTACCGAACATCTCAACGCCTGGCCGATGGCCGTAACCGACAATTTCTATTTCACGCCGCAAGGCATCACATTCAGCTACAACCCCTATGAATTGGGGCCGTATGCCATGGGTTTTGTGGTACTCGGCATCCAAAACAGCGATTTGGCCGGTCTGATCCGCCCGTCATTCCAAAAACCGGCCATCGGCCGCTTTACCGATCCTGAAACGTTTTACCGTTCCGAATAG
- the coaBC gene encoding bifunctional phosphopantothenoylcysteine decarboxylase/phosphopantothenate--cysteine ligase CoaBC: protein MKKNILLGISGGIAAYKSCELVRLLKKQGHDVHIVMSRAAAEFVGSLTFQALSGNPVYTDTHDGSFGGNGMAHINLTRQADVFLIAPASANTLAKIACGIADNLLTTLAAARKCPLAVAPSMNVEMWHNPANLRHIARLQDDGITVFQPAEGEQACGESGTGRMPEAAELADLLPDLWHAKPLAGKKVLITAGATFEAIDPVRGITNLSSGQMGAALARACRAAGAEVSLIHGQMQTALPAGLAYSEQTQGAREMLDAVLRRLNGQDIFISVAAVADYHVKNRSRHKIKKDGSGAPPIIELAQNPDILATVAALPDAPFCVGFAAESENIVEHGRAKRLKKGIPLLVANDVSVAMGKPDNQITLIDAERETALPAGSKAAAAEAIVARIAELTAAAEAA from the coding sequence ATGAAAAAAAATATTCTATTGGGCATCAGCGGCGGCATTGCCGCCTACAAATCGTGCGAACTGGTGCGCCTGCTGAAAAAACAGGGGCACGACGTACATATCGTCATGAGCCGCGCTGCTGCCGAATTTGTCGGCTCTCTGACCTTTCAGGCACTCAGCGGCAATCCCGTTTACACCGATACCCACGACGGCAGTTTCGGCGGCAACGGCATGGCGCACATCAACCTGACCCGCCAGGCCGATGTGTTTCTGATTGCGCCCGCCAGCGCGAACACGCTGGCCAAAATCGCCTGCGGCATTGCCGACAACCTGCTCACCACACTGGCTGCCGCGCGAAAATGCCCGCTGGCCGTTGCCCCGTCCATGAACGTCGAAATGTGGCACAATCCGGCGAATCTGCGCCATATCGCCCGTTTGCAGGACGACGGCATTACCGTTTTCCAGCCCGCCGAGGGCGAACAGGCCTGCGGCGAAAGCGGTACCGGCCGTATGCCGGAAGCGGCCGAATTGGCCGATTTACTGCCCGATTTATGGCACGCCAAACCGCTGGCCGGAAAAAAAGTGCTGATTACCGCCGGTGCCACATTTGAAGCCATCGACCCCGTGCGCGGTATCACCAACCTGTCCAGCGGACAAATGGGGGCGGCCTTGGCACGTGCCTGCCGTGCCGCCGGTGCCGAAGTCAGCCTGATTCACGGCCAGATGCAGACCGCCCTGCCTGCCGGTCTGGCATACAGCGAGCAGACACAGGGCGCGCGCGAGATGCTGGACGCCGTCCTGCGCCGTCTGAACGGGCAGGATATTTTCATCTCCGTGGCCGCCGTCGCCGATTATCACGTCAAAAACCGCAGCCGCCACAAAATCAAAAAAGACGGCAGCGGCGCACCGCCCATTATCGAACTGGCGCAAAATCCCGACATTCTCGCCACCGTGGCCGCCCTGCCCGATGCGCCGTTTTGCGTGGGCTTCGCTGCCGAAAGTGAAAACATTGTTGAACACGGCCGCGCCAAACGCCTGAAAAAAGGCATTCCGCTGCTGGTGGCCAACGATGTTTCGGTGGCGATGGGCAAACCCGACAACCAAATCACTTTAATCGATGCCGAACGTGAAACCGCCCTGCCCGCCGGCAGCAAAGCAGCCGCAGCCGAAGCCATCGTCGCACGGATAGCCGAACTGACGGCCGCAGCAGAGGCTGCCTGA
- a CDS encoding nitric-oxide reductase large subunit, with product MGQYKKLWLSLIAVLAVTFSLLGYLGVEVYRQAPPVPQQYVSTAGETLMTRDQILAGQEAWQATGGMELGSMFGHGAFQAPDWTADWLHRELTAWLETAAQTRHGKAFADLDTASQAALKAEMADEYRKGSQMNENGTVVLSDTRIRAIKAVAPYYTALYGDDPAMIPTREAFAMKNGTLPGAEHRQRLTDFFFWTSWVASTNRPGSEATYTNNWPHEPLINNVPTGENIAWSIASIVLLLAGIGLLVWGYAFLRKHDAAPAVPAEDPVAKIRLTPSQKALGKYVFLTVALFVAQVLLGGLTAHYTVEGQQFYGIDLSKWFPYALVRTWHIQTAIFWIATGFLTAGLFLAPIINGGKDPKYQALGVNFLYIALFVVVLGSYGGNFLTLSGAIEPGSTAFWFGHQGYEYLDLGRFWQILLLVGLILWLFLMLRCTVSAFRDKNADKNLLAIFVASMVGVGLFYAPGLFYGQRESLTVMEYWRWWVVHLWVEGFFEVFATAALAFIFFNLGLVSRRTATVAALVSASLFMVGGVPGTFHHLYFAGTTTPIMAVGASFSALEVVPLILLGYEAYEHWSYQHATPWMKRLRWPLMCFVAVAFWNMIGAGVFGFMINPPISLFYLQGLNTTAVHAHAALFGVYGFLALGFVLLVARYLKPDAVFDDKVMTWGFWLLNGGLAGMIATSLLPVGVFQAYASITQGLWYARSEGFMQQDFLQTLRWIRTLSDLIFIGGACCIAWQTAKAVFSRNKA from the coding sequence ATGGGCCAGTATAAAAAGCTGTGGTTATCGCTGATCGCCGTATTAGCCGTAACCTTTTCCCTGCTGGGCTACTTGGGCGTAGAAGTTTACCGCCAAGCACCGCCCGTTCCCCAACAATATGTCAGTACCGCCGGCGAAACCCTGATGACGCGCGATCAGATTCTGGCCGGACAGGAAGCCTGGCAAGCCACCGGCGGCATGGAATTAGGTTCCATGTTCGGCCACGGTGCTTTTCAGGCACCCGACTGGACGGCCGACTGGCTGCACCGCGAGCTGACCGCCTGGCTGGAAACCGCCGCCCAAACACGGCACGGCAAGGCATTTGCCGACTTGGATACCGCCTCGCAGGCCGCGCTGAAAGCCGAGATGGCCGACGAATACCGCAAAGGCAGCCAAATGAACGAAAACGGTACGGTTGTCCTGTCAGACACGCGCATCCGCGCCATCAAAGCCGTTGCCCCCTATTACACCGCACTCTACGGTGATGATCCGGCCATGATTCCCACCCGCGAAGCCTTTGCCATGAAAAACGGCACACTGCCCGGCGCGGAACACCGCCAACGCCTGACCGATTTCTTTTTCTGGACTTCCTGGGTCGCCTCGACCAACCGCCCGGGCAGCGAAGCCACTTATACCAACAACTGGCCGCACGAGCCTTTAATCAATAATGTGCCGACCGGCGAAAACATCGCCTGGTCGATTGCCAGCATTGTGCTGCTGCTGGCCGGTATCGGTCTGTTGGTATGGGGTTATGCGTTTTTGCGCAAGCATGATGCCGCACCCGCCGTACCGGCAGAAGACCCCGTCGCCAAAATCAGACTGACTCCGTCGCAAAAGGCATTGGGCAAATATGTGTTCCTGACCGTCGCCCTGTTTGTCGCCCAAGTGCTGCTCGGCGGTCTGACCGCACACTATACGGTTGAAGGCCAGCAGTTCTACGGTATCGACCTGTCCAAATGGTTCCCCTATGCCTTGGTGCGCACATGGCATATTCAGACGGCCATTTTCTGGATTGCCACCGGTTTCTTGACCGCCGGCCTCTTTCTCGCGCCGATTATCAACGGCGGCAAAGATCCCAAATATCAGGCTTTGGGCGTGAACTTTCTGTATATCGCGCTGTTTGTCGTGGTATTGGGTTCGTACGGCGGCAATTTCCTGACCCTTTCCGGCGCCATCGAACCGGGCAGCACCGCCTTTTGGTTCGGCCATCAAGGCTACGAATATCTGGATTTGGGGCGCTTCTGGCAGATTCTGCTGCTGGTCGGCCTGATACTGTGGCTGTTTTTGATGCTGCGCTGCACCGTTTCCGCCTTCCGCGACAAAAATGCCGATAAAAACCTGCTGGCGATTTTTGTTGCATCGATGGTGGGCGTGGGACTATTTTACGCCCCCGGCCTGTTCTACGGCCAGCGCGAAAGCCTGACCGTGATGGAATACTGGCGTTGGTGGGTGGTGCACCTGTGGGTGGAAGGCTTCTTTGAAGTCTTTGCCACTGCCGCCCTGGCCTTTATTTTCTTCAATCTGGGACTGGTCAGCCGCCGTACCGCCACCGTGGCCGCGCTGGTTTCCGCCTCCCTGTTTATGGTCGGCGGCGTACCCGGCACTTTCCACCATCTTTATTTCGCCGGTACCACCACACCGATTATGGCCGTCGGTGCATCATTCTCCGCACTGGAAGTCGTACCGCTGATTCTGTTGGGATACGAAGCCTACGAGCATTGGTCTTACCAGCACGCTACGCCGTGGATGAAACGTTTGCGCTGGCCGCTGATGTGTTTTGTTGCCGTGGCATTTTGGAACATGATCGGCGCGGGCGTATTCGGCTTTATGATTAATCCGCCGATTTCGCTGTTCTACCTGCAAGGTCTGAATACCACCGCCGTCCATGCCCATGCCGCCCTGTTCGGTGTTTACGGCTTCCTCGCTCTGGGCTTTGTCCTGCTGGTTGCGCGTTATCTGAAACCCGATGCGGTATTTGACGACAAGGTCATGACATGGGGATTCTGGCTGCTCAACGGCGGGCTGGCCGGCATGATTGCCACCAGTCTGCTGCCCGTGGGCGTGTTCCAAGCCTATGCCAGCATTACACAGGGATTGTGGTATGCCCGTTCCGAAGGCTTTATGCAGCAGGACTTTCTCCAAACCCTGCGCTGGATCCGCACCCTGTCCGACCTGATCTTTATCGGCGGCGCATGCTGCATCGCATGGCAAACGGCCAAAGCCGTATTCAGCCGCAATAAAGCATAA
- the recR gene encoding recombination mediator RecR, with protein sequence MAAKSGDAYGRLIQALKGLPGVGPKSAQRMAFELLQYRRDDAAQLVSALQAALGQVRHCSGCNTFCEADLCAICADESRDATRLMIVHLPVDVAGMEAANCHDGLYFVLMGQINPAQGMDLTHVAVKELVGRLKNSAVEEIIIATGFTAEGDATAYVLSELLKPLPYKISRLARGMPLGAELEHIDAGTLAQAVYERKLLKEKS encoded by the coding sequence ATGGCGGCTAAATCCGGCGATGCTTACGGCCGTCTGATTCAGGCACTCAAAGGCCTGCCGGGCGTGGGGCCGAAATCGGCGCAGCGCATGGCGTTCGAGCTGCTGCAATACCGGCGCGACGATGCGGCACAATTGGTTTCGGCCTTGCAGGCGGCTTTGGGGCAGGTGCGGCACTGTTCGGGCTGCAATACGTTTTGCGAAGCCGATTTGTGCGCGATTTGTGCCGATGAAAGCCGTGATGCGACGCGGCTGATGATTGTGCACCTGCCGGTGGATGTGGCCGGTATGGAAGCGGCCAACTGCCACGACGGGCTGTATTTTGTTCTGATGGGGCAAATCAATCCCGCGCAGGGTATGGATTTGACCCATGTGGCGGTGAAAGAGCTGGTCGGCCGTCTGAAAAACAGCGCGGTGGAAGAAATCATTATTGCCACGGGCTTTACCGCCGAGGGCGATGCCACGGCGTATGTGCTGTCCGAACTGCTCAAACCGCTGCCGTATAAAATCAGCCGTCTGGCGCGCGGTATGCCGCTGGGGGCGGAGTTGGAGCATATCGATGCCGGTACGCTGGCGCAGGCGGTATACGAGCGCAAGCTGCTGAAAGAAAAAAGCTGA
- the nirK gene encoding copper-containing nitrite reductase: MKLQVLSALIASAFVLAACGEKAQTVPPAPVAVAASSAPAASAPQGELPVMDAVLTQAPDVPPAIDRDYPAKVVVKIEVVEKVMEMADGVEYKYWTFGGDVPGQFIRVREGDTVEVQFSNHPSSTVPHNIDFHSATGPGGGAESSFTAPGHTSTFSFKVLNPGLYVYHCATAPVGMHIANGMYGLILVEPKEGLPKADKEFYVMQGDFYTKGAYGERGLQPFDMNKAIKEQPDYVVFNGRVGSMLGDKALKAEVGETVRMYVGNGGPNLVSSFHVIGEIFDKVYIEGGSAVNENIQTTLVPAGGSAIVEFKVDVPGNFTLVDHSIFRAFNKGALGQLKVSGPENKEIFSGKLSDSVYQPEGGTVQTVPLTQEEQAKADAGAAKAAGKDDQIKLGKAVYDSNCMACHGAQGQGVEGAFPPLAKSDYLLQDPKRGIDAVLKGVNGKITVNGKEYNSVMPALALDDEQTANVLTYILNSFGNDGGQISPADVAKRR, from the coding sequence ATGAAACTGCAAGTTTTATCCGCCCTGATTGCTTCTGCCTTTGTGCTGGCCGCCTGCGGTGAAAAGGCACAGACGGTTCCGCCCGCGCCGGTTGCCGTAGCGGCTTCTTCCGCACCGGCGGCATCTGCGCCCCAGGGTGAATTGCCGGTGATGGATGCCGTGCTGACTCAGGCACCGGATGTGCCGCCCGCCATCGACCGCGACTATCCGGCCAAAGTGGTGGTAAAAATCGAAGTGGTGGAAAAAGTGATGGAGATGGCCGACGGGGTCGAATACAAATATTGGACGTTCGGCGGCGATGTACCGGGGCAGTTTATCCGTGTGCGCGAGGGCGACACGGTGGAAGTGCAGTTTTCCAATCACCCCTCTTCGACGGTGCCGCACAATATCGACTTCCATTCGGCCACAGGCCCCGGCGGTGGTGCGGAGTCGAGCTTTACCGCACCCGGCCATACTTCGACATTCAGCTTCAAAGTGCTGAATCCGGGGCTGTATGTGTATCACTGTGCCACCGCGCCGGTGGGAATGCATATTGCCAACGGTATGTACGGCCTGATTCTGGTCGAACCTAAGGAAGGGCTGCCCAAAGCCGATAAAGAGTTTTACGTGATGCAGGGCGATTTCTATACCAAAGGGGCATACGGCGAGCGCGGTTTGCAGCCTTTCGATATGAATAAAGCGATTAAGGAGCAGCCCGATTATGTCGTATTCAACGGCCGTGTCGGTTCGATGCTGGGCGATAAGGCCTTAAAGGCCGAAGTGGGCGAAACCGTGCGTATGTATGTGGGTAACGGCGGTCCGAACTTGGTTTCTTCGTTCCACGTCATCGGCGAGATTTTCGATAAGGTATATATTGAAGGCGGTTCGGCGGTCAATGAGAATATCCAGACCACGCTGGTGCCTGCGGGCGGTTCGGCGATTGTTGAATTTAAAGTCGATGTGCCGGGCAACTTTACCTTGGTCGATCACTCCATTTTCCGCGCGTTCAACAAAGGCGCGCTGGGCCAGCTCAAAGTAAGCGGTCCCGAAAATAAAGAGATTTTCTCGGGCAAATTGAGCGATTCCGTTTACCAGCCGGAGGGCGGTACCGTGCAGACGGTTCCGCTGACGCAAGAAGAGCAGGCCAAAGCCGATGCCGGTGCGGCCAAAGCGGCCGGCAAGGACGATCAGATCAAGTTGGGTAAGGCTGTTTACGATTCCAACTGCATGGCCTGCCACGGTGCGCAGGGACAGGGTGTAGAGGGTGCATTCCCGCCGTTGGCCAAATCCGATTATCTGCTGCAGGATCCGAAGCGCGGGATTGATGCGGTTTTGAAAGGCGTGAACGGTAAGATTACCGTGAACGGTAAGGAATACAACAGCGTGATGCCCGCACTGGCTTTGGACGACGAACAGACGGCCAATGTGCTGACGTATATCCTGAACAGTTTCGGCAACGACGGCGGTCAAATCAGTCCGGCAGATGTGGCCAAACGGCGTTAA